A portion of the Tachysurus vachellii isolate PV-2020 chromosome 14, HZAU_Pvac_v1, whole genome shotgun sequence genome contains these proteins:
- the znf609a gene encoding zinc finger protein 609a isoform X2 — MDSPVSTPAPPPLHLLAPVGSTDISSPCEQIMVRTRSVAVNTTDVALATEPECLGPCEPGTSVNLEGIVWQETEDGMLVVNVTWRNKTYVGTLLDCTRHDWAPPRFCESPTSDMEIKNGRGRGKRMRPNSNTPVNENSNSSDNKGSNSSKTRAASNNKGRRGSQNSSERRTPPNSNTEDIKASPSSINKRKSKPASDMEPNSSSEDTKGNKRMRTSSNSGMPHSVLPIPIIKAEPLPPSLDRSCPSPVFIDCPHPNCNKKYKHINGLKYHQARAHNDDDIKLEMDGDSEYGEDSTLHPEPGSCNGASISQKGCVSPARSVTPKGRGFDAQSPSPSSGKYASKQSSKKKAEADHDSGVHLDGCEDGPCLTDEASNDGIDDKKSLDKAKKSGSKADKLSQKSVKSARPIVPSMPPQQLYGLQASSFPAPNSSSSMSMSTVVQSVPKSPQLKAIQPKPVVSGDPSMNPALSGSKDKKKKDKKKKEGVKDGDSPKALGKGGKSEEGKSPYSESSDPGSKSDCLLNGSTDPHQSRLASIKAEADKIYSFTDNAPSPSIGVASRIDSGGMPQPLTPLHVVTQNGADNSSVKTNSPAYSDISDAGEDGEGKVEGMKVKSEDQAPREGAKKALFASQPPNKESPYYPNYESYYSPNYANPNPSPGVSNTGVHLQDSPVKVKKEEESDIGEEKGKLEQPEDRKTDISTSNQQQQQPSVIQQRSNMYMQPLYYNQYTYAYGYSPDQAYHNHLMNTNPAYRQQCEERQRQAAEQHRVGEKKSEAVQKDRDVSVKSEEWKQKPSVPPTLSKAPSISDLGKPSPQSKPKELTSETSKSVIIPKAEDGKPPAQPPEGLKMKMTDGGHHGKEDQKLSIDSGRPSAMEQAMYMYRQEPDSRLWPYVYPSKYAETQKQLDEERWKEERERERERERERERDRERERERDRERDRDRDRDRERDRKSKEERPRPKDTPKDDGKDGLEPRTSTASEEHRGISKDPRAHMQFSSALPQHQSYMPYMHGYPYSQGYDTGHPGYRGMPSVMMQNYAGSYLPAGYSFSPYSTKISPGDEGDKARASPTVTGKSAPDSKALDILHQHANQYKSKSPTVGDKASHDRERGGGEREREGDRPRSSPSQRIMPSHHHLSYSLISGQYDLSYAPAIVASQQASGPSLYPPARR, encoded by the exons ATGGATTCCCCGGTGTCGACGCCGGCCCCACCACCTCTTCATCTCCTCGCTCCAGTTGGCAGCACCGATATCTCCTCTCCATGTGAACAGATCATGGTCCGCACGCGCTCAGTCGCCGTCAATACGACCGACGTAGCTCTTGCCACAGAGCCAGAGTGTCTGGGCCCCTGTGAGCCTGGCACCAGCGTCAATCTGGAAGGCATCGTATGGCAAGAAACAGAAGATG gTATGCTGGTTGTGAATGTCACCTGGAGGAATAAAACCTATGTGGGAACTCTTCTGGACTGCACCAGGCATGACTGGGCTCCTCCACG ATTTTGTGAATCACCCACCAGCGATATGGAGATAAAAAATGGCCGAGGCAGAGGGAAAAGAATGAGACCCAACAGCAACACTCCGGTTAACGAGAATAGCAACTCGTCTGACAACAAGGGGAGCAATAGCAGCAAGACACGGGCGGCATCCAACAACAAAGGAAGGCGGGGCAGTCAAAACTCGTCAGAGCGCCGTACACCACCCAATAGTAATACGGAGGACATCAAGGCCAGCCCATCATCTATAAACAAACGCAAGAGCAAGCCGGCTTCGGACATGGAGCCAAATTCTAGCTCAGAGGACACAAAAGGTAACAAGCGTATGCGCACCAGCTCAAACAGTGGAATGCCTCATTCTGTCCTTCCCATTCCCATTATCAAAGCAGAGCCACTGCCTCCTTCACTAGATCGCAGTTGCCCCTCTCCAGTGTTTATTGACTGCCCTCATCCCAACTGCAACAAGAAATACAAGCACATAAATGGCCTGAAGTACCACCAGGCTCGTGCCCACAATGATGATGATATCAAACTGGAAATGGATGGGGACAGTGAATACGGGGAGGATTCTACATTGCATCCGGAACCAGGCAGCTGCAATGGAGCCTCGATTTCGCAGAAAGGCTGCGTCTCTCCGGCTCGATCGGTTACCCCTAAAGGCAGGGGTTTTGATGCTCAGAGCCCATCGCCTTCATCGGGCAAGTATGCCTCCAAACAGTCCAGCAAAAAGAAGGCTGAGGCTGACCACGATTCTGGAGTGCATTTAGATGGCTGTGAAGATGGCCCGTGCCTGACAGATGAGGCTAGCAACGATGGCATTGATGACAAGAAAAGTTTAGACAAGGCTAAGAAATCTGGTTCCAAAGCAGATAAGCTGTCTCAGAAGTCTGTCAAGTCTGCAAGACCAATTGTACCATCCATGCCACCACAACAGCTCTATGGCTTGCAAGCATCAAGCTTCCCCGCGCCCAACTCTAGTTCGTCTATGAGCATGAGCACGGTGGTACAGTCAGTTCCCAAAAGCCCACAGCTGAAAGCCATCCAGCCTAAGCCTGTAGTAAGCGGAGACCCTTCCATGAACCCGGCTTTAAGTGGTTCCaaggacaaaaagaagaaagacaagaaaaagaaagaaggtgtAAAGGATGGTGACAGTCCCAAAGCCCTTGGAAAGGGCGGGAAGTCAGAGGAAGGAAAAAGTCCTTACTCTGAATCCTCAGACCCAGGCAGTAAGAGTGATTGTCTTCTCAATGGTTCAACAGATCCCCACCAGAGTCGCTTGGCCAGTATCAAGGCTGAAGCTGATAAAATCTATAGCTTCACTGATAACGCTCCCAGTCCATCAATTGGCGTAGCCAGTCGGATAGATAGTGGCGGTATGCCTCAACCTCTCACCCCACTCCATGTAGTCACTCAAAATGGAGCAGATAACTCCTCAGTGAAAACCAACAGCCCAGCTTACTCTGACATTTCAGATGCTGGTGAAGATGGGGAGGGCAAAGTAGAAGGTATGAAGGTAAAGTCTGAGGATCAGGCACCCAGAGAAGGTGCTAAAAAGGCTCTTTTTGCCTCACAGCCTCCAAACAAAGAGTCTCCCTACTATCCCAACTATGAGTCCTACTACTCGCCTAACTATGCCAATCCAAATCCCAGCCCAGGGGTTTCAAATACCGGTGTTCATTTGCAGGATAGCCCTGTGAAGgtaaaaaaagaggaagagagtgaCATAGGGGAAGAAAAAGGCAAATTAGAGCAGCCTGAAGATCGCAAGACAGACATTAGCACGTCTAatcaacagcaacaacagccATCTGTTATCCAGCAGCGGTCTAATATGTATATGCAGCCTCTCTACTATAATCAGTACACCTATGCCTATGGTTATTCACCTGACCAGGCTTATCATAATCATTTGATGAACACTAATCCAGCCTACAGGCAGCAGTGCGAGGAACGGCAGAGGCAGGCTGCCGAGCAACATAGAGTGGGAGAGAAGAAATCTGAGGCTGTTCAGAAGGACAGGGATGTTTCTGTGAAGTCAGAGGAGTGGAAACAAAAACCATCAGTTCCTCCGACTTTGTCTAAAGCACCAAGCATCTCTGACCTCGGTAAGCCTTCACCCCAGAGCAAGCCCAAAGAGCTGACCTCGGAGACGTCCAAATCCGTCATCATCCCAAAGGCGGAAGATGGGAAGCCACCGGCCCAGCCACCAGAAGGGCTAAAGATGAAAATGACTGATGGTGGACACCATGGAAAAGAGGACCAGAAACTCAGCATTGACTCCGGAAGGCCATCAGCTATGGAACAGGCCATGTACATGTACAGACAG GAGCCCGATTCCCGATTATGGCCGTATGTTTATCCCAGCAAGTACGCCGAAACACAGAAACAGCTAGATGAGGAGAGGTGGAAGGAAGAGCGAGAACGAGAGCGAGaacgagagcgagagcgagagcgagatcGAGAGCGCGAACGAGAACGAGATCGCGAAAGAGATCGAGACAGGGatagagatcgagagagagacaggaaaagtAAAGAGGAGAGACCTCGTCCCAAAGATACTCCTAAAGATGATGGCAAGGATGGGCTCGAGCCACGAACCTCAACAGCCTCTGAGGAGCATAGAGGGATCAGTAAAGACCCCAGAGCCCATATGCAGTTCTCTTCAGCTTTGCCTCAACACCAGTCTTATATGCCATACATGCACGGATACCCCTACAGCCAGGGCTATGACACAGGTCACCCAGGATACAGAGGGATGCCGTCTGTCATGATGCAGAACTATGCAG GGTCTTACCTGCCAGCAGGTTACTCATTCTCACCGTACAGCACTAAGATTTCACCGGGCGACGAAGGTGACAAAGCTCGTGCCAGTCCGACGGTTACCGGCAAATCGGCTCCGGATTCCAAAGCCTTGGATATTCTGCATCAGCATGCAAACCAGTACAAAAGCAAATCGCCCACAGTGGGTGACAAAGCGTCTCACGACCGAGAGCGAGGTGGAGGCGAAAGAGAGCGTGAAGGTGATCGACCACGATCCTCTCCGTCACAGAGAATAATGCCTTCACATCACCACCTGAGTTATTCTCTTATCTCTGGACAGTATGATTTGTCTTATGCCCCTG CCATTGTTGCGAGTCAGCAAGCCTCTGGCCCTTCACTGTACCCCCCTGCACGGAGGTGA